The following nucleotide sequence is from Ferruginibacter lapsinanis.
TGCAATAATGCTTTTAGCAAATATTTTTTTACCTGTATACGCACAGGCTCAGGCAACGCCTCCTTCTAAATATTCTATGAAAAAAGATGGCGATGGTGATGGCGTGAAAAATAAAAGAGACAAATGTCTTACCACACCTCCGGGTGTTACTGTTGACGGGTATGGTTGCCCGTTAGATCTTGATAAAGATGGAGTGCCGGATTATTTGGATAAATGTCCGGACTTGCCCGGCTTAGCTGAATTAAATGGTTGCCAGGATAAAGATGCAGATGGGGTAAGTGATTCTGAAGATGCATGTCCTGATGTGCCTGGTATTGGAAGATTCATGGGTTGTCCGGATAGTGATGGCGATGGTATTGAAGATAAAAAGGACAAATGTCCCAATGCAAAAGGGTTAGACAGATTTCAGGGATGTCCTGATACAGACGGCGATGGTGTAGAAGATACCAAAGATAAATGCCCTGATACCAAATCGGGTGTTACAGTAGATTTTAAAGGTTGTCCTGCTGATTCAGATATGGATGGAGTATTAGATATTAATGATAAATGTCCGTACACGATTGCCGGAGTAAAAGTAGATGAAACGGGTTGCCCGGCAGATACAGATGGCGATGGTGTGTTGAATGTTTTTGATAAATGTCCTACAGTAAAAGGAGATGCATCTAATAATGGTTGTCCTGCAAAAGTTGTTAAACGCATGAATTTTGCCATACGTAAAGTAAACTTTGATTCAAAAAGCGGATCTGTAAAAGCATCATCTTATGCAATGTTAGATGAAGTGGTAGCTATTTTGAAAGAGTATCCTGATTACAGTTTGAGAATAGGAGGTCATACAGATTCTTATGAAAAAACCCCGGATGTACTTTCTCAAAGCAGGGTGGATGCAGTGAAATCATATCTATTGGGTAAGGGTGTGGCTGATAGCAGAATAACAACTTCTATCTATGGTAAAACAAGACCAGTAACTTCTAATGCCAACGCTACGTTGAGAGCACAAAACAGAAGAGTTGAACTTGAATTGTATTTGAGATAATCATCAATTAATAGATGATAATACTCAATTCTTTGAAGAAATGAAAAGTGTGAAAAATGCAATTATTTTCAGGAACTATGTAACAGTTCCTATCAAAAAAGCACACAACTTTATATTGTTAATCATCACCCTTAAAAACTAAACAAAATGAATACTACAGAAATAAAAGGCACCTGGAATGAGCAGAAGGGTAAGCTTAAACAAAAATTTGCTGAGCTTACAGACAATGATCTGATGTTTGAAGAAGGAAAGAAAGATGAGATGCTGGGAAAACTTCAGATAAAATTGGGCAAAACAAAAGAAGAGCTGGCAAACCTTATAGCAGGCAGTTAGAAGTTTAAATAGTTATTGAGCAAAAAGTGACTATCATTAAGAGTTCTGTTACTTGAACAGATGTAAGGTTAGGTTAGGTTTGTTTTTTTAATTTGTGAAAAGGCTGTTGTTCTCAACGGCCTTTTCCTTTTTAGCTATCCGAATGTTCTATAAGGTAATGTGTGAATGATATAAGATATTCTCATTCTTATGTAACACTTATCATTGCCAAGTAAGCAACCTTTGTGTTGTAATAATTCCGTTACGCTAAAACCGAAAACATGAAAAATAATTTACTTACTATAGTTGCTTGTATTGTATTATCCTTTTCACCCAAAATAAATTTCGCACAAGCAAATCCGCTTGGCACAGCACATAGTTTTGCATTGATGACAGCTTCCGGAAATATTGTGAATACCGGAACAACAATTGTGACCGGTAATATGGGTACAGATGCCGGCACTATTAGCGGATTTCCTCCGGGGATAGTGTTAGGACAAACACATAATGCAGATGCCACAACAGCATTAGCTGCAGCAGATATCGCATTCGCAAACAATTATTTTACCATGACAAACTGCACCAATGCAATAGGTGCCGTTATTGGAAGCAATACCATCCTTACCCCAGGTGTTTATTGCGTTGGAACATCTGCTCAATTAGATGGAGATCTAATCTTAAATGCAGGGAATAACCCAAATGCAAAATTTATTTTCAAGATCAGCGGTAATTTTTCAACTGCTAAATACACAAATATTATCCTTATTAACGAGGCTTCTTTAGAGAATGTATCCTGGCAAATGTCGGGCTCTTTCAGTTTAGGCGATAGTTCAGTTTTTATGGGAACGGTGTTGGCTGGAACCGATATTTATTTGTCGGGAGGTGCATCTCTTTTTGGAAGAGCATTGTCATCTGGAGGGAACATTATTTTGGATAGTAATTTTATTACCACGGGGTTGACTCCGTTAGTAATTAAATTGGCTGGTATAAAAGCTGTTAATACAAATTTTCGTAACCAGATAGAGTGGGCCACTGAAACAGCCGACAAAGGAGATGTATTTGAAATAGAAAGAAGCAGTGATGGAAAAAACTTTGTGCAAATAGATCGACTGATGGCAGAAACACAAACGAGCTCATACAGTTTTTGGGATG
It contains:
- a CDS encoding ice-binding family protein; translation: MKNNLLTIVACIVLSFSPKINFAQANPLGTAHSFALMTASGNIVNTGTTIVTGNMGTDAGTISGFPPGIVLGQTHNADATTALAAADIAFANNYFTMTNCTNAIGAVIGSNTILTPGVYCVGTSAQLDGDLILNAGNNPNAKFIFKISGNFSTAKYTNIILINEASLENVSWQMSGSFSLGDSSVFMGTVLAGTDIYLSGGASLFGRALSSGGNIILDSNFITTGLTPLVIKLAGIKAVNTNFRNQIEWATETADKGDVFEIERSSDGKNFVQIDRLMAETQTSSYSFWDEHPLTGINYYRLKLTEASGKYSYSPIVTAILKAPLEFSVVAYPNPVINTLTMIIKGTIGKNAVINMTDISGRKIKTIMVKDNRVEINMTSMTTGVYFVKYLDENGSRIVKINKQR
- a CDS encoding OmpA family protein — its product is MKHLQIIQLFAIMLLANIFLPVYAQAQATPPSKYSMKKDGDGDGVKNKRDKCLTTPPGVTVDGYGCPLDLDKDGVPDYLDKCPDLPGLAELNGCQDKDADGVSDSEDACPDVPGIGRFMGCPDSDGDGIEDKKDKCPNAKGLDRFQGCPDTDGDGVEDTKDKCPDTKSGVTVDFKGCPADSDMDGVLDINDKCPYTIAGVKVDETGCPADTDGDGVLNVFDKCPTVKGDASNNGCPAKVVKRMNFAIRKVNFDSKSGSVKASSYAMLDEVVAILKEYPDYSLRIGGHTDSYEKTPDVLSQSRVDAVKSYLLGKGVADSRITTSIYGKTRPVTSNANATLRAQNRRVELELYLR
- a CDS encoding CsbD family protein, which produces MNTTEIKGTWNEQKGKLKQKFAELTDNDLMFEEGKKDEMLGKLQIKLGKTKEELANLIAGS